A stretch of the Gemmatimonadota bacterium genome encodes the following:
- a CDS encoding Smr/MutS family protein — MPAPGLTHALGVLEFHRVLDLVAGYASSEAGAARVRELFPSTERAEIVAEHQRVAAMRALVTGKNGWASEVIPDLAEPLARLRVPGTGWTGLELRAAVTLLASSRRTRDALQDPSRDAAVLAPLAQIAMQLVRDAATEKEIDRVITDEGVVRDDASPLLRRLRRELRGAEADLVRLLERLMSKLEAHHRVDDASVTLRNGRYVIPVRREGRGAVGGIVHDTSGTGGTVFVEPPAAVEAGNRIREMEAEEYRETDRILREVTERLRPHREALLAALDALVTLDALYARARYAEAFACAPVVLAAPRSGFAIVQGRHPLLLARDKTSVVPFDLTMDPGEHTLLVSGPNTGGKTVLLKALALLSMMAQAGIPAPAAPESRLAVFDRCFADIGDEQSIEASLSTFSAHLRNLTEIVRDATRDSLVLADELGSGTDPIEGAALGGAILEELTTRGTTTIATTHLGALKEIAHEVPGVVNASLQFDAVALAPTYRLIKGIPGRSYGLSIARRLSMPESVLQNAEQRVPKGERDVAALLEDLERRQDAVSERERSVTEHDGDVKERAQRVADRERTVREKERELERNARAEQRRYLLEARAEIERTIAELKSAGAAQIDAAGADARRAAEQLASESAARVSALDAESRREALHAARDEAPVSGDIVVGAIVSVATLNGKAGTVLELRGADAVVNVGALKLTVPRDTLRPVSRKKLEPLERVSVRTGDEPELAVQRDVDVRGFRVSEVQDVVLQAIDAAVRADLALITIIHGKGTGALRETVAQLLKGDRRVKSFRLGAWNEGGAGATIVELG; from the coding sequence GTGCCAGCGCCGGGCCTGACGCACGCCCTGGGCGTGCTCGAGTTTCACCGCGTGCTCGACCTCGTGGCGGGCTACGCGTCGAGCGAGGCGGGCGCTGCGCGGGTGCGCGAGCTGTTTCCGTCGACGGAGCGCGCCGAGATCGTCGCGGAGCACCAGCGCGTGGCGGCGATGCGCGCGTTGGTCACGGGGAAGAATGGGTGGGCGTCGGAAGTCATCCCAGACCTCGCAGAGCCCTTGGCGCGTCTGCGCGTGCCGGGAACTGGGTGGACCGGGCTCGAACTGCGCGCGGCGGTCACGTTGCTCGCGAGTTCCCGCCGCACGCGCGATGCGTTGCAGGATCCGTCGCGCGACGCTGCCGTGCTCGCGCCGCTCGCGCAGATTGCCATGCAGCTCGTGCGTGACGCCGCCACAGAAAAGGAGATTGACCGCGTCATTACCGACGAGGGCGTGGTTCGCGATGATGCCTCGCCGCTACTCCGCCGCTTGCGGCGTGAACTGCGAGGCGCCGAGGCCGATCTGGTGCGGCTGCTGGAACGGTTGATGTCGAAGCTCGAGGCGCATCACCGTGTGGACGACGCGTCGGTCACGCTCAGGAATGGCCGCTATGTGATCCCGGTGCGGCGCGAGGGTCGAGGGGCCGTTGGCGGCATTGTGCACGACACGTCGGGAACGGGCGGCACGGTGTTTGTGGAGCCACCGGCGGCGGTGGAGGCGGGGAATCGCATTCGCGAGATGGAAGCCGAAGAGTACCGGGAGACGGATCGCATCCTGCGCGAGGTGACGGAGCGCTTACGCCCGCATCGCGAGGCGTTGCTGGCGGCGCTCGACGCACTCGTGACGCTCGACGCCCTCTACGCGCGGGCTCGCTACGCCGAGGCATTTGCATGCGCGCCGGTGGTGCTGGCCGCGCCGCGCTCCGGTTTTGCGATTGTACAGGGGCGCCATCCGTTGTTGCTCGCGCGCGATAAAACGAGCGTGGTGCCCTTTGATCTGACGATGGATCCCGGCGAGCACACTTTGTTGGTGTCGGGGCCCAACACGGGCGGCAAGACCGTGCTGCTCAAAGCGCTCGCGTTGCTGTCGATGATGGCGCAGGCCGGAATTCCGGCGCCGGCGGCGCCGGAATCACGGCTCGCGGTGTTTGATCGGTGCTTTGCGGACATTGGCGACGAGCAGTCGATTGAGGCCTCGCTCTCCACATTCAGTGCGCATTTGCGGAACCTCACCGAGATCGTCCGCGATGCGACGCGCGACTCGCTCGTGTTGGCCGACGAGCTGGGCTCGGGGACCGATCCAATAGAAGGGGCTGCACTGGGCGGCGCGATTCTCGAGGAGCTCACGACGCGAGGGACCACCACCATCGCGACGACGCACCTCGGAGCGCTCAAAGAAATTGCGCATGAAGTGCCGGGGGTGGTCAACGCGTCGTTGCAGTTTGATGCCGTGGCGCTGGCGCCCACCTACCGCCTCATCAAGGGCATCCCGGGTCGCTCGTATGGGCTCAGCATCGCGCGTCGACTCTCTATGCCTGAATCGGTGCTGCAGAATGCGGAGCAGCGCGTGCCAAAAGGGGAACGCGATGTCGCGGCGCTACTGGAAGATCTGGAGCGGCGGCAGGATGCGGTGTCCGAGCGTGAACGCAGCGTCACCGAGCATGACGGCGATGTGAAAGAGCGGGCACAGCGGGTGGCAGACCGCGAGCGGACGGTGCGTGAGAAGGAGCGGGAGTTGGAACGCAACGCGCGTGCGGAGCAGCGGCGATATCTGCTCGAAGCGCGCGCTGAAATCGAACGCACCATTGCGGAACTGAAATCGGCCGGCGCGGCGCAGATTGATGCCGCAGGGGCCGACGCGCGACGCGCGGCGGAACAGCTGGCATCGGAGTCGGCGGCCCGCGTGTCCGCACTCGATGCGGAATCGCGGCGCGAAGCGCTCCACGCCGCGCGCGACGAGGCGCCGGTGTCGGGCGACATTGTGGTTGGCGCGATCGTCTCGGTGGCCACCCTCAACGGGAAGGCCGGTACCGTGCTTGAACTGCGCGGTGCGGATGCCGTTGTGAACGTCGGCGCGCTTAAGCTGACGGTGCCGCGCGACACACTCCGCCCCGTGTCACGAAAGAAGCTCGAACCGCTGGAGCGCGTGTCGGTGCGCACGGGGGATGAGCCCGAGCTGGCGGTACAGCGCGATGTCGATGTGCGTGGATTCCGCGTAAGCGAAGTGCAGGACGTGGTGCTGCAGGCCATTGATGCGGCCGTGCGCGCTGACTTGGCGTTGATCACGATCATTCACGGCAAAGGAACCGGGGCGCTGCGCGAAACAGTGGCGCAATTGTTGAAGGGTGATCGGCGAGTGAAATCGTTCCGCTTGGGTGCGTGGAACGAAGGCGGCGCTGGCGCCACGATCGTGGAGCTCGGATGA
- the coaD gene encoding pantetheine-phosphate adenylyltransferase: protein MYAGSFDPITNGHADLIKRSLGFVDRVIVAVAVNLSKQPVFTVDERTALIRAAVEDDPRVEVRSFSGLLVDFASTSGVRLIIRGLRAVSDFEYEYQMALMNRHLAPEMETVFMVPSLDTTYISSSLVREIARFHGDVTNLVHPTVAAALRAKFPRT from the coding sequence ATGTATGCCGGCAGCTTTGACCCGATCACGAACGGCCATGCCGACCTGATCAAACGTAGCCTCGGCTTTGTGGATCGCGTGATCGTGGCGGTTGCCGTAAACCTGTCCAAGCAACCGGTCTTCACCGTCGATGAACGCACCGCGCTCATCCGCGCGGCGGTGGAAGATGATCCGCGTGTGGAGGTCCGATCGTTCAGCGGATTGTTGGTGGATTTTGCGAGCACGAGTGGTGTGCGCCTCATTATTCGTGGCCTGCGCGCGGTGAGCGATTTTGAATACGAATATCAAATGGCGCTGATGAACCGACACCTCGCGCCAGAAATGGAAACGGTGTTCATGGTGCCCTCGCTCGATACCACCTATATCAGTTCGAGTTTGGTGCGGGAGATCGCGCGCTTCCACGGGGATGTCACGAACCTCGTGCACCCGACGGTCGCTGCGGCGCTTCGGGCGAAGTTTCCGCGCACGTGA
- the dnaG gene encoding DNA primase, with translation MIPDDVVEQVAQAADIVAIISEHVKLKKTGSVYRGPCPFHQGTNANFSVVPGRGYTCFVCGEKGSVFTFVQKRLGLNFVEAVKYVGEKSGIEVIDVQKHREGPDPREPLWELNATVAAWFTEMLWNSEFGAQAREYLARRTISRATADRFGIGFAPRELGLMRTYLNGLGFDDARLLDAGLLVKREEIEEPRPRFRDRLIFPILDPSGHTVGFGGRLLGPGEPKYLNSAENRAFSKGQLLYNLGAARTAIRKDEQVVLVEGYFDVVRLVDAGIESVVAPMGTALTEQQADLLVRNSKTAILLYDSDAPGQKATFRAADVLLSRGMTVRVVTLPDGDDPDTFVAKHGREAMERLFASAMDIFDRKVQLLERGGWFSDLRRKRRALDAVLPTIRATSDPITRDLYVQRVSTASGIDRAVLMREVEQVPKRAAKPVARRDETPLPPEPDEGEEVHHVAPVRLVRPPAREVTAERALISVMLLDPGSVEKIVEAVGRLDEARGDAAPLDMEAHGTDGVFRDPVYAAIFGAISEAVAESGTDISIERLAESLDPESIRTVELLRAEPGAMVNGPQTMEQALRSLQSRQFRDRIDDIDRILPLAGEDEKAALLQEKAALRREAIALDPRDAWAVVRKKS, from the coding sequence ATGATCCCCGATGACGTGGTAGAACAGGTGGCGCAGGCCGCGGATATCGTGGCCATCATCAGCGAGCACGTCAAACTCAAGAAAACGGGGTCCGTGTACCGCGGGCCCTGCCCATTTCACCAGGGGACCAACGCGAACTTCTCGGTCGTCCCTGGGCGGGGCTATACGTGCTTCGTGTGCGGTGAGAAGGGATCGGTTTTCACCTTCGTGCAGAAACGGCTTGGGCTCAACTTTGTGGAGGCCGTGAAGTACGTCGGCGAGAAGTCGGGCATCGAAGTTATTGACGTACAAAAGCATCGTGAAGGCCCCGATCCGCGCGAGCCGTTGTGGGAACTGAATGCCACCGTCGCCGCGTGGTTTACGGAGATGCTCTGGAACAGCGAGTTCGGCGCGCAGGCGCGGGAATACTTGGCGCGCCGTACTATCTCGCGAGCGACGGCGGATCGTTTTGGTATTGGCTTTGCGCCGCGCGAGCTCGGCTTGATGCGCACGTACCTCAATGGCCTCGGTTTTGACGACGCGCGATTGCTCGACGCCGGCCTATTGGTAAAGCGCGAAGAAATTGAGGAACCGCGGCCGCGATTCCGCGACCGGCTGATTTTTCCGATTCTCGATCCCTCTGGCCACACTGTGGGATTCGGTGGGCGGTTGCTCGGACCCGGCGAGCCGAAGTATCTCAACTCTGCGGAGAATCGCGCGTTCAGTAAGGGGCAGCTGCTCTACAACTTGGGCGCGGCACGCACCGCCATTCGCAAGGATGAGCAGGTGGTGCTCGTCGAAGGGTATTTCGACGTCGTGCGTTTGGTGGACGCCGGCATTGAGTCGGTGGTCGCTCCGATGGGGACGGCGCTCACCGAACAACAGGCCGATTTGCTCGTGCGCAACTCCAAGACGGCGATCCTGCTCTACGACAGTGACGCGCCGGGGCAGAAGGCGACGTTCCGCGCGGCCGACGTGCTCCTCTCGCGCGGGATGACCGTGCGCGTTGTGACGCTCCCAGATGGCGACGACCCCGATACGTTCGTGGCGAAGCATGGTCGTGAGGCGATGGAACGATTGTTCGCCAGCGCCATGGACATTTTTGACCGCAAGGTGCAACTCCTCGAGCGCGGCGGCTGGTTCAGCGATCTGCGGCGCAAACGCCGCGCGCTCGATGCCGTGCTGCCGACGATCCGCGCCACCAGCGATCCCATTACGCGCGATTTGTATGTGCAACGGGTGAGCACCGCGTCTGGCATCGACCGCGCTGTGCTGATGCGTGAGGTGGAGCAGGTGCCCAAGCGCGCCGCCAAGCCGGTGGCGCGCCGCGACGAAACGCCGCTTCCACCCGAGCCGGATGAAGGGGAGGAAGTGCATCACGTCGCGCCGGTACGGTTGGTGCGCCCCCCAGCACGCGAAGTCACCGCGGAGCGCGCTCTGATCAGTGTGATGCTGCTGGATCCGGGCTCGGTGGAAAAAATTGTGGAGGCGGTGGGGCGGCTCGACGAGGCGCGTGGGGATGCGGCCCCACTGGATATGGAGGCACACGGCACCGACGGCGTGTTTCGTGACCCGGTGTATGCCGCCATCTTTGGAGCAATCTCAGAGGCGGTCGCGGAGTCTGGGACGGATATTTCCATTGAGCGACTCGCGGAAAGTCTCGACCCAGAGTCCATTCGCACGGTGGAGCTCCTCCGTGCCGAGCCAGGGGCAATGGTAAACGGCCCGCAGACGATGGAGCAAGCACTGCGTAGCTTGCAGTCGCGGCAGTTCCGGGACCGCATCGACGACATTGACCGCATTCTGCCGCTGGCGGGCGAGGATGAGAAGGCGGCGTTGCTGCAGGAGAAAGCCGCGTTGCGGCGAGAAGCGATTGCGCTGGACCCACGCGATGCGTGGGCCGTAGTGCGGAAGAAGTCGTAA
- the rpsU gene encoding 30S ribosomal protein S21 → MSEVIIHDDENFERALKRFKKKCEKAGILSDLRKHRHYEKPSEKRKRKMNAATRKNRRTRA, encoded by the coding sequence TTGTCGGAAGTCATCATCCATGACGACGAGAACTTCGAGAGAGCTCTCAAGCGCTTCAAAAAGAAGTGCGAGAAAGCAGGTATCCTTTCGGACCTCCGCAAGCATCGGCATTACGAAAAGCCGAGCGAGAAGCGAAAGCGTAAGATGAACGCCGCGACGCGTAAGAACCGTCGTACGCGGGCGTAA
- a CDS encoding GatB/YqeY domain-containing protein: MRDRLREAMNSARKAQDKGLTLVLGTVLADIENHAIALKREITDDDVVDVLRKAIKRRRESVEAYEKGGRTELAAQERAEAAALDAWLPAQVGEDELRDAVRAVIAAGAANLGAVMGKVVSQFKGRADGSVINRLAREELGAKT; the protein is encoded by the coding sequence ATGCGGGACCGGCTGCGCGAGGCAATGAACAGCGCGCGGAAAGCCCAGGACAAGGGATTGACCCTCGTGCTGGGCACGGTCCTCGCCGACATCGAGAACCATGCCATTGCGCTGAAGCGCGAGATCACCGACGACGATGTCGTCGATGTCCTGCGTAAAGCGATCAAACGGCGTCGGGAATCGGTGGAGGCATACGAAAAGGGTGGACGTACGGAGCTGGCGGCCCAAGAACGGGCCGAAGCCGCCGCGCTGGACGCCTGGTTGCCGGCGCAAGTCGGCGAGGATGAATTGCGAGATGCTGTCCGGGCCGTGATTGCGGCTGGCGCAGCGAATCTCGGGGCCGTGATGGGGAAAGTCGTCTCCCAGTTCAAGGGACGTGCTGACGGCAGCGTGATCAATCGCCTCGCCCGCGAGGAGCTCGGCGCTAAGACGTGA
- the recJ gene encoding single-stranded-DNA-specific exonuclease RecJ: MRARPATRWTNAPSPDEGTARALSDTLKLPLPLCRLLVARGYGDVEQSKRFLRPQLEQLHDPALMQDLPRAVERLARAVRAGETILVHGDYDVDGMCSTAVMTRSMRALGGKVVPFIPDRQKDGYDLGAAGVAAAQAAGATVLLTCDCGTTAHAPAVELKAAGIDLIISDHHLPGGPLPPAYAVLNPRRVDCEYPDKDLAAVGVAFKLALALTREMGGNENVVYNQLDLVAMATVADVAPLRGENRIFVRRGLALLSESKSAGIRALVRSSGLEGKDITAGRVGFILAPRLNALGRLDRAIRGVELLLADTDDEANAIARHCEEMNRERQEMDRRMLDDVMRRVDALDLDSTWGIVLADASWHAGVIGIVASRVVEQTARPVFLIAVKDGVGKGSGRSIAAFDLHAALSACTDLLVKHGGHRAAAGLTVAPEQIPAFAERFNEVARAQLTPDDLVRDLRVDLELPLADATDDLEKVLRHLEPFGVGNPGPVFAIRGVRVASSPTKIGADGLKFTVDGPAGPLEAVGWGLAPRAGEVRPGVVLDLACKLERNEYRGRSSLQLAVSDFR; this comes from the coding sequence GTGAGAGCGCGGCCGGCCACGCGCTGGACGAACGCGCCGTCACCCGATGAGGGCACGGCGCGGGCGCTGTCTGACACGCTCAAACTTCCGTTGCCGCTCTGCCGCTTGTTAGTGGCACGCGGATACGGGGACGTGGAACAATCCAAGCGGTTTCTCCGGCCGCAACTCGAACAACTGCATGATCCCGCGCTGATGCAGGATCTGCCACGCGCGGTTGAGCGGCTCGCGCGCGCCGTGCGGGCCGGCGAAACGATTCTCGTGCACGGGGACTACGACGTGGACGGCATGTGCTCCACCGCCGTCATGACCCGTTCGATGCGAGCGCTCGGTGGGAAGGTGGTGCCGTTTATTCCCGATCGTCAAAAAGACGGCTACGATCTTGGCGCGGCTGGTGTGGCGGCGGCCCAAGCGGCCGGTGCAACGGTGTTGCTGACCTGTGATTGCGGCACCACCGCGCATGCACCGGCAGTAGAACTCAAAGCGGCCGGCATCGATCTCATTATCTCGGACCATCATCTCCCGGGCGGCCCGTTGCCGCCCGCATACGCCGTGCTGAACCCACGCCGTGTGGATTGCGAATATCCGGATAAAGATTTGGCCGCCGTCGGCGTGGCGTTCAAGTTGGCGCTCGCCCTCACGCGCGAGATGGGCGGCAACGAGAATGTCGTCTACAATCAGCTCGACCTAGTGGCGATGGCGACGGTGGCGGACGTGGCCCCGCTTCGGGGCGAGAATCGCATCTTCGTGCGGCGCGGGCTGGCGCTCCTGAGCGAATCCAAGAGTGCGGGAATCCGCGCGCTGGTGCGGAGTTCCGGCCTCGAAGGCAAGGACATCACGGCAGGACGGGTGGGATTCATTCTCGCGCCGCGGCTCAATGCCCTCGGGCGGCTCGATCGCGCCATTCGCGGTGTTGAGCTGCTGCTGGCCGACACCGACGATGAGGCCAACGCGATCGCGCGCCATTGCGAAGAGATGAATCGCGAGCGTCAGGAGATGGATCGCCGCATGCTCGACGACGTGATGCGGCGCGTGGACGCGCTCGATCTCGACTCCACGTGGGGCATTGTGCTGGCCGATGCGTCGTGGCACGCGGGGGTGATTGGGATTGTGGCGTCGCGCGTGGTGGAACAGACCGCACGCCCCGTTTTCCTGATTGCCGTCAAGGACGGCGTGGGCAAGGGAAGCGGCCGTTCGATTGCCGCCTTCGACCTGCACGCCGCCCTCAGCGCATGCACCGACCTCCTCGTGAAGCACGGCGGCCACCGTGCGGCGGCGGGGCTCACGGTGGCACCCGAGCAGATTCCGGCGTTTGCCGAGCGCTTCAACGAGGTGGCGCGTGCGCAGCTCACGCCGGACGACCTCGTCCGCGATCTGCGCGTCGATCTCGAGTTGCCGCTCGCGGACGCCACCGACGATCTCGAGAAGGTGCTCCGCCACCTCGAGCCATTTGGTGTGGGCAATCCGGGTCCCGTGTTCGCCATACGCGGCGTGCGCGTCGCGTCGTCGCCCACCAAGATCGGCGCGGACGGTCTGAAGTTCACCGTCGATGGCCCGGCAGGGCCGCTTGAGGCGGTGGGATGGGGGCTCGCGCCGAGAGCGGGAGAGGTGCGCCCCGGCGTCGTGCTGGACCTCGCCTGCAAACTCGAACGCAACGAGTACCGCGGGCGATCCTCGTTGCAACTCGCCGTCTCTGATTTTCGATGA
- the rsmD gene encoding 16S rRNA (guanine(966)-N(2))-methyltransferase RsmD translates to MRIIAGEWRGRRIAAPKSGPVRPTADRVREAWMSIVQHELPDARVLDLFAGTGALGLEALSRGARWVDFVEADARTLRVLLSNVEGLEAGSRCATHRGDALRFAERLRTPDGVRAYDVCFADPPYRLGLAAQVAECWLAAPFATIFGVEHEARATLPDGGDVRRYGDSAITIYRAT, encoded by the coding sequence ATGAGAATCATTGCCGGTGAATGGCGCGGGCGACGGATTGCCGCGCCCAAGAGCGGGCCCGTGCGCCCGACGGCCGATCGTGTGCGCGAGGCCTGGATGAGCATCGTGCAGCACGAGTTGCCGGACGCGCGCGTGCTCGATTTGTTCGCCGGAACGGGCGCCCTCGGCCTCGAGGCGCTCTCCCGCGGGGCGCGATGGGTCGATTTCGTGGAGGCCGACGCCCGGACGTTGCGCGTGCTGCTCAGCAACGTCGAGGGGCTTGAGGCCGGATCTCGCTGTGCGACGCACCGGGGCGACGCCCTGCGCTTTGCGGAGCGGTTACGAACCCCAGACGGGGTTCGCGCGTATGACGTATGCTTTGCCGATCCACCGTATCGCCTAGGACTGGCCGCGCAGGTGGCCGAGTGCTGGCTAGCGGCGCCGTTTGCCACCATTTTCGGGGTAGAGCACGAAGCCCGTGCGACATTACCAGATGGCGGCGATGTGCGTCGATATGGCGACAGCGCCATCACCATTTACCGAGCGACCTAG